One genomic segment of Nocardioides cavernaquae includes these proteins:
- a CDS encoding TIGR03960 family B12-binding radical SAM protein → MSFPGLDERSRNPESVFPLLEPRLSSVQKPIQYVGGELNSTVKEWDVAPEGETVRWALMYPDAYEVGLPNQGVAILYEVLNERDWIIAERTYAVWPDLEKVMREHAIPQFTVDAHRPIRAFDVLGLSFSTELGYTNFLNAIDLAGIPLRAVDRTEADPIVLAGGHSAFNPEPIADFIDAAVLGDGEEIVLKISEIIKEWKDAGSPGGRHEILRRLAATGGVYIPQFYSVSYDDESGAIAAVTPTIADAPERVTKHTLMDLDAWPYPASPLVPLAETVHERFSVEIFRGCTRGCRFCQAGMITRPVRERSITTIGAMVENGIRKSGFDEVGLLSLSSADHTEIGDLAKGLADRYEGSSVSLSLPSTRVDAFNISLANEFSRNGRRSGLTFAPEGGSERMRKVINKMVTEEDLIRTVSAAYSHGWRQVKLYFMCGLPTETDEDVLQIAELAKKVIAEGRAVSGRNDIRCTVSIGGFVPKPHTPFQWAAQLDVETTDERLRKLRDEVRQDKKYGRAIGFRYHDGQPGIIEGLLSRGDRRVGAIIEQVWRDGGRFDGWSEHFSYERWITAASSALEGTGVDLDWFTTRQRELEEVLPWDHLDSGLDKDWLWADWEDALAVADGSSDVEVEDCRWTPCYDCGVCPEMGTEIQIGPTGQQLLPLAVIGGAGQSGQPGTVTQVVH, encoded by the coding sequence GTGTCCTTCCCCGGTCTCGATGAGCGCAGCCGCAATCCCGAGAGCGTGTTCCCGCTGCTCGAGCCCCGACTCTCCTCGGTGCAGAAGCCGATCCAGTACGTCGGCGGCGAGCTGAACTCCACCGTCAAGGAGTGGGATGTCGCGCCTGAGGGCGAGACGGTCCGCTGGGCACTGATGTACCCCGACGCCTACGAGGTCGGCCTGCCCAACCAGGGCGTCGCGATCCTCTACGAAGTGCTCAACGAGCGTGACTGGATCATCGCCGAGCGCACGTACGCCGTGTGGCCGGACCTCGAGAAGGTCATGCGCGAGCACGCGATCCCGCAGTTCACCGTCGACGCGCACCGCCCGATCCGCGCCTTCGACGTCCTCGGCCTGTCGTTCTCGACCGAGCTGGGCTACACCAACTTCCTCAACGCCATCGACCTGGCCGGCATCCCGCTGCGCGCCGTCGACCGCACCGAGGCCGACCCGATCGTCCTCGCCGGCGGCCACTCGGCGTTCAACCCCGAGCCGATCGCCGACTTCATCGACGCCGCCGTCCTCGGCGACGGCGAAGAGATCGTGCTGAAGATCTCCGAGATCATCAAGGAGTGGAAGGACGCCGGCTCTCCGGGCGGACGACACGAGATCCTGCGCCGCCTTGCCGCGACCGGTGGCGTCTACATCCCGCAGTTCTACTCGGTGTCCTATGACGATGAGTCGGGCGCCATCGCTGCCGTCACGCCGACCATCGCCGATGCCCCCGAGCGAGTCACCAAGCACACGCTGATGGACCTCGACGCCTGGCCCTACCCGGCCAGCCCGCTGGTCCCGCTCGCGGAGACCGTGCACGAGCGGTTCTCGGTGGAGATCTTCCGCGGGTGCACCCGCGGCTGTCGCTTCTGCCAGGCCGGCATGATCACGCGTCCCGTCCGCGAGCGCTCGATCACGACGATCGGCGCCATGGTCGAGAACGGCATCCGCAAGTCCGGCTTCGACGAGGTCGGCCTGCTCTCGCTCTCCTCCGCCGACCACACGGAGATCGGTGACCTCGCCAAGGGCCTGGCCGACCGCTACGAGGGCTCGAGCGTTTCCCTGAGCCTGCCGTCGACCCGCGTCGACGCCTTCAACATCTCGCTGGCCAACGAGTTCTCCCGCAACGGTCGCCGCTCCGGCCTGACCTTCGCGCCCGAGGGTGGCTCCGAGCGCATGCGCAAGGTGATCAACAAGATGGTCACCGAAGAGGACCTGATCCGCACCGTCTCCGCGGCGTACTCCCACGGGTGGCGGCAGGTGAAGCTCTACTTCATGTGCGGCCTCCCGACCGAGACCGACGAGGACGTGCTCCAGATCGCGGAGCTGGCCAAGAAGGTGATCGCCGAGGGCCGCGCGGTCTCCGGTCGCAACGACATCCGCTGCACCGTCTCCATCGGCGGCTTCGTGCCCAAGCCGCACACGCCCTTCCAGTGGGCCGCGCAGCTCGACGTCGAGACCACCGACGAGCGGCTGCGCAAGCTGCGCGACGAGGTGCGTCAGGACAAGAAGTACGGCCGCGCGATCGGCTTCCGCTACCACGACGGCCAGCCCGGCATCATCGAGGGACTGCTCTCGCGCGGTGACCGCCGCGTGGGCGCGATCATCGAGCAGGTGTGGCGCGACGGCGGTCGTTTCGACGGCTGGAGCGAGCACTTCTCCTACGAGCGCTGGATCACCGCGGCCTCGTCCGCCCTCGAGGGCACCGGTGTCGACCTCGACTGGTTCACCACCCGCCAGCGCGAGCTCGAGGAGGTCCTGCCCTGGGACCACCTCGACTCAGGTCTGGACAAGGACTGGCTCTGGGCCGACTGGGAGGACGCGCTCGCGGTTGCCGACGGCAGCTCCGACGTCGAGGTCGAGGACTGCCGCTGGACCCCGTGCTACGACTGCGGCGTGTGCCCGGAGATGGGCACCGAGATCCAGATCGGTCCCACCGGCCAGCAGCTGCTTCCGTTGGCGGTCATCGGCGGCGCCGGTCAGTCGGGCCAGCCCGGCACCGTGACCCAGGTCGTCCACTGA
- a CDS encoding acyltransferase family protein: protein MSWQHRPSLDGLRTIAVYLVLCFHGGVVWADGGFVGVDLFFVLSGFLVSSILLEELATTGKVRIGAFYARRVRRLLPAALVVVTVTSLVFLLVAPIVRRLPWVGDAQASLLYVANWRFLSQSDDYFAGAGVVQSPFLHFWSLAVEEQFYLLFPFLLLGLAWARKRWAPALTVGIAALMLASIAAQVFWATRDADHAYYGTDARIYQPLAGVLAAIAWRRLATRPRALRHSGWVFLGLLLLTATSLVPWNPSVRGLVATAASVGLILATMTRTTPGLDRLLSLAPLTWLGRISYGTYLWHWPVLLLIREGIDAPAWVDATLTAAIATGLAALSFELLENPVRRSELLARFAPGTVVVGLACSVLAAYTVVPAALQNDAKPALALIPATAPGVAAAAPAAAASGDKPVPAIDWQAIADSKGAETSYCTLSDTTSCIAHQGGSDLHVMLVGDSHARVLSPTLEKIAEQQDFTLSTSMVAACPWQQGVVSRFSNEQEKSDCVAARSALYGGLLDAMDIDVVVLTEMPRSSDTWQHGLIATDGSNLPIDKLNLNTMTSSLQTIRKAGARSVVVESWIVRYDDVNPLECLSGASRIGQCTVPAPPAPLTDSFARTLAAGSPGITTLSINDIVCPGGAVCAPVLNDIPVWRDSKHYSTEVLLDHVKEIRARFLATGYFG from the coding sequence ATGTCCTGGCAGCACCGTCCTTCCCTCGACGGGCTCCGGACCATCGCGGTCTACCTGGTGCTGTGCTTCCACGGCGGGGTGGTCTGGGCAGACGGCGGTTTCGTCGGCGTCGACCTCTTCTTCGTGCTGTCCGGCTTCCTGGTCTCCTCGATCCTGCTCGAGGAGCTCGCGACCACCGGCAAGGTCCGCATCGGGGCCTTCTACGCCCGCCGCGTGCGCCGGCTGCTGCCCGCGGCGCTGGTCGTGGTCACGGTGACCTCGCTGGTCTTCCTCCTGGTCGCACCGATCGTCCGCCGCCTGCCGTGGGTCGGCGACGCGCAGGCATCGCTCCTGTACGTCGCGAACTGGCGTTTCCTGTCCCAGTCGGACGACTACTTCGCCGGGGCGGGGGTCGTGCAGTCGCCGTTCCTGCACTTCTGGTCGCTCGCCGTCGAGGAGCAGTTCTACCTGCTCTTCCCGTTCCTGCTGCTGGGCCTGGCCTGGGCCCGCAAGCGATGGGCGCCGGCGCTCACCGTCGGCATCGCGGCCCTGATGCTGGCCTCGATCGCCGCCCAGGTCTTCTGGGCCACCCGCGACGCCGACCACGCCTACTACGGCACCGACGCCCGCATCTACCAGCCGCTCGCCGGGGTGCTCGCAGCGATCGCGTGGCGCCGTCTCGCCACCCGCCCCCGCGCACTGCGGCACTCCGGCTGGGTCTTCCTGGGCCTCCTGCTCCTCACCGCCACGAGCCTGGTGCCGTGGAACCCGAGCGTGCGCGGCCTGGTCGCCACCGCTGCCTCGGTCGGCCTGATCCTGGCGACGATGACGCGCACGACGCCCGGGCTCGACCGGCTGCTGTCGCTTGCGCCGCTGACCTGGCTCGGCCGGATCTCCTACGGCACGTACCTGTGGCACTGGCCCGTGCTGCTGCTGATCCGTGAGGGCATCGACGCTCCCGCCTGGGTGGACGCCACGCTCACGGCCGCCATCGCGACCGGGCTGGCCGCACTCTCGTTCGAGCTGCTCGAGAACCCCGTACGCCGCTCCGAGCTGCTGGCGCGCTTCGCTCCCGGCACGGTTGTCGTCGGGCTCGCCTGTTCCGTGCTCGCGGCGTACACCGTCGTGCCGGCGGCACTGCAGAACGACGCGAAGCCGGCCCTCGCGCTGATCCCTGCGACTGCCCCGGGCGTGGCAGCCGCCGCGCCGGCCGCTGCCGCCAGCGGCGACAAGCCCGTGCCGGCGATCGACTGGCAGGCGATCGCGGACAGCAAGGGCGCCGAGACCAGCTACTGCACGCTGAGCGACACCACCAGCTGCATCGCCCACCAGGGCGGCAGCGACCTGCACGTGATGCTCGTCGGCGACAGCCATGCGCGCGTCCTCTCGCCGACGCTGGAGAAGATCGCCGAGCAGCAGGACTTCACGCTCAGCACCAGCATGGTGGCCGCATGCCCGTGGCAGCAGGGCGTGGTCAGCAGGTTCTCCAACGAGCAGGAGAAGTCCGACTGCGTCGCGGCCCGGTCCGCGCTCTACGGCGGTCTGCTCGACGCGATGGACATCGACGTCGTCGTGCTCACGGAGATGCCGCGCTCCTCCGACACCTGGCAGCACGGCCTGATCGCCACCGACGGCAGCAACCTCCCGATCGACAAGCTCAACCTGAACACGATGACCAGCTCGCTGCAGACCATCCGCAAGGCGGGGGCGCGCTCCGTCGTGGTCGAGAGCTGGATCGTGCGGTACGACGACGTGAACCCGCTCGAGTGCCTCTCCGGCGCCTCGCGGATCGGTCAGTGCACCGTGCCCGCTCCGCCGGCGCCGCTCACCGACTCCTTCGCGCGCACGCTGGCCGCCGGATCGCCGGGCATCACGACGCTCAGCATCAACGACATCGTCTGCCCGGGTGGAGCCGTCTGCGCGCCGGTGCTCAACGACATCCCGGTGTGGCGCGACTCCAAGCACTACTCGACCGAGGTGCTGCTCGACCATGTCAAGGAGATCCGGGCCCGCTTCCTGGCGACCGGCTACTTCGGATAG
- the rodA gene encoding rod shape-determining protein RodA — protein sequence MRRHGLDWVLMFAVLALTVLGTLLVWSATAHRDALTGGEPTAYLKKTLVNVAVGLVLLVMVLATDHRWVRILAPLVYLASIVGLVLVLVMGSTINGSRSWLQVGGMSVQPSEFAKLAVIIGMALLVAERFEGSSKRRVGSVEVIGMLVIAGIPAALILLQPDLGTMLVLSASVFGVLAIAGAPGRWLLGLFAGGVLAATVAIQVGVLKPYQVDRFMAFTNPDLDPRGAGYNVEQARTAVGNGGWFGQGLFDGSQTRSGFVPEQHTDFVFTVAGEELGLIGAGILVILVGLVVWRALLISLNAPDVFGRVAAAGIACWFGFQAFQNIGMCMGIMPVTGVPLPFVSYGGSSMFAGMLAVGLLQNIHLRGTPALPTRFSASRVLAATR from the coding sequence GTGAGGCGTCACGGACTCGACTGGGTGCTGATGTTCGCGGTGCTCGCGCTGACCGTTCTCGGGACACTCCTGGTGTGGTCGGCGACCGCCCACCGCGACGCACTCACCGGCGGTGAGCCCACGGCGTACCTCAAGAAGACGCTGGTCAACGTCGCGGTCGGCCTGGTGCTGCTCGTCATGGTCCTCGCGACCGACCACCGCTGGGTGCGCATCCTCGCACCGCTGGTCTATCTCGCCTCGATCGTCGGCCTGGTCCTCGTGCTGGTGATGGGCTCGACGATCAACGGCTCCCGCTCCTGGCTCCAGGTGGGCGGCATGTCCGTGCAGCCATCGGAGTTCGCCAAGCTCGCGGTCATCATCGGCATGGCACTGCTGGTCGCCGAGCGCTTCGAGGGGTCGTCCAAGCGCCGGGTCGGCTCGGTCGAGGTGATCGGCATGCTGGTGATCGCCGGCATACCGGCCGCCCTGATCCTGCTGCAGCCCGACCTCGGCACGATGCTCGTGCTCTCCGCCAGTGTCTTCGGCGTCCTCGCGATCGCGGGTGCTCCCGGCCGCTGGCTGCTCGGCCTGTTCGCCGGGGGAGTTCTCGCCGCGACCGTGGCGATCCAGGTGGGCGTGCTCAAGCCCTACCAGGTCGACCGGTTCATGGCCTTCACCAACCCCGACCTCGACCCGCGCGGAGCCGGCTACAACGTCGAGCAGGCACGCACCGCGGTCGGCAACGGCGGCTGGTTCGGGCAGGGGCTCTTCGACGGCTCGCAGACCCGCTCCGGCTTCGTGCCCGAGCAGCACACCGACTTCGTCTTCACGGTCGCCGGCGAGGAGCTCGGCCTGATCGGCGCCGGGATCCTGGTGATCCTGGTCGGCCTCGTCGTCTGGCGTGCGCTGCTGATCTCGCTCAACGCCCCCGACGTCTTCGGCCGGGTCGCGGCAGCCGGCATCGCGTGCTGGTTCGGCTTCCAGGCCTTCCAGAACATCGGCATGTGCATGGGCATCATGCCGGTCACGGGCGTGCCGTTGCCCTTCGTGTCCTACGGCGGCTCGTCGATGTTCGCAGGCATGCTCGCGGTCGGGCTCCTGCAGAACATCCACCTGCGTGGCACTCCGGCGCTCCCGACCAGGTTCTCCGCGTCGCGCGTGCTCGCCGCGACCCGGTAG